TTATTTGCTCTCTCATGAGTCATGATATTTATGGGAATCTAGATTATTTACAGAATGAATTGTTCTTTGTAACCAATGAAGCATGAAGACTACTTCATTTTGCGTGCCATACTAATATCTTGCACATATTGGACAAGGATACCTGAAGGACATGCTGAGAAGCatattctgattttttttcttattttagttttttcgATGGTGTCCAGGGGTTGGGCACATGATGGGATGCATGTATCTCTATAATCTTATGGGTTTTCCATTTCAAAGATATGGATTTGTTGACATTTAATTGAAGACATTTTGAAGATGTTATTTTGTGATGTCATTGCTTTtgattaaatcacaacaaaaaatTGGAACTACTATTCCAATCAACTGAAAGGAAATTAAAGTGTTGCTGCTACCATTTTGTAAGTTCTCCCCATACTTAGAACTAAAGAATTAAAAGAGGTGAATACACATTCCACAAGGAGTTCTTGCATGCTTAATGGACACCTATTCTTAGGGAACCGAGGAAAGTTCTCAGCATCTTGAAAGCTTGAGTTTGCTAGAACCAAAAGTTTTTGGAATGTGATAGATAGGGTTCTCATTGATCTTTCCAAGGGCATCACATAGAAGtaagctctttctctctctctctaagggCATCGTATAGAagtaagctctctctctctctctctctctctcacacacacacacacacacacacacacatctatCTAGCTCTTTGTCTTATTGTGGTTTAAGTTCATTTTGCATTGTCTTAAGAGTCTTCACTTATAGTTTTCACATTGTTAGAAACCatctaaaaaatattgaatagtTCTCATTTCCTCAATTTATCCCATTAAATTAGTTGGGTCATACCTATAATCCATTTTGTCTCATATATCATGGAGGTCAAAATTTTTTCTTACCTTTTAATATTGGTTGGGTCATACCTATAATCCATTTTATCCTATATACTATTGAGGTCTgataaaattgcaagaattaccTTTGACGTTTGAGAAATAACAATAACTGCCCTTGTTAAACAGAAAGACTAATAACCATTTtgccctttctctctctcctctttcttttctttcttactcttttctcctcttatttaaaaaaaataaaaaaagaacaaacaacTAATGGTCGCTAGTTGGCAGTCGTGGGTGACCAGAGAGGGGGGGAAGGGTTGAGGGGAGGGAAGGAGAGCCCAAATTGGCTCGGGTTCATTGCAATGAACCTAGATTCATCGCAAAGCAAGAGAGGGGGAGAGGGTTGGGTTCATTGCACATATGGGTTTATTGTGGATGATCCCAAATTCATCATAGAGATAGAGGATGAACCTGTATTCATTACAGAGTAGTGATGTCAAATGAGCCAGACTGGTTTGGCTTGTTTAGGCCAAGCTTGGGCCTAGCTCGCCCTGCAAACCCACCCAAGGTTGCTAAGCAAGGTTGGGTTAGGTTCGTGCTAGTGAGCCTAAATGGAATGAGCCCAATAGAAGCCCATCAAGCCGAATTGgttttaatatagttttaaaattaatttaaagtattaacttatttaatgaataggatataaaaatatttttaaaaatacaaactccactttaaaatgaaaaaaaaaataagaacttaGAAGTTAGTAGTTAAAAGTTAcaagtttgaaaattaaaacttatATCTTTTAATAGTTTCCACTTTCTAGTTCTTAACGATCCAATTTTActtttgtaattatattaaattttataacatttaaagTTATAAAAAGTTCCTCATTCAAGAAATATGTATTTAATGTTTGTTTAAGGTAATTATAGCTTTTTGTGTAGGATTATATATGATTATGTATGAGATATAAAAAACTATATATCAAACATTTAATGTCAAAATtgcaatataaaaaattataactttcttattatgaaaaataagtttAGGTTGGGCCCTTTGAGTTGGGCTTGCAACGCTGGCGGTTTGTAGTTGAGCTACAAGCCCAAACCTATTGGGCTTGACCCAACCCTATCAATACAACGAGCAAATCTTCGCTCGACTCGCTATAGTAACAAGTCAAGCCAAGAAGGTTTATGAGCTGCTCAACTTGCTTGACATCTGTTTTGCAAAGGGGAGAAAGAGATAAGACTTACGTCATCTTTGCCAAACCATCACTGCAATGTGAATTTTCCCATTGTTGTTGTCCTTTCAGTTCAGATATAGAATGATCTACATCATTTTAGATTGGCGATGGTTCCATATTTGGAAGGATGGTTTTAGATCTAGAATCTAGAATGATTGTTAACACGATCAAAGCCTTAGAGAAAAGGGGAAGAATTCTATTTCATTGTTGTTGCTGACCAAGAGATAGAGAAACTTGGGAAAGACTTGAGAAGagtgagaaaaatgaaaaacgagGAAAAAGTCATTaaatataagggtattttggttattttttaatgtttgagAGGGGGAAATTGCAACATAGCCTTAAATCTTGAAGGTACTCCttgtattttctcaaacattagGAGTACTtgcaatttttaataaataattctcaAACTTGAATAGGcatctattatatataatgaacaTATATGTGTGGGTCACATTATAAAAAAGGTAATTTGCACCCGGACCCCTCGTGTTTTGAGTCATTTGCAAGAAGATCCTCTATGGTTTTAAAATGTTTCTGGAGCTCCTTATGGTTTACTTTTTCTACTCAAACCCCTCATTTagatacattttaaaattactatggtttaaaaatgtctttgGATGTCTGTTTGACTTAATTTGTTTGTTAAGAAACCTCATCCaaatacatttttaaactaACAAAGAGGGTATCTGAGCAAAAAAAGTAAACACAAGGACCTTTAGAGATAGTTTTTGTTGAATCAGAGAACTTGAGAGAAAGAAACCCTAGTTAGAAGAaataaatttctctctcaaacaaTAGATTGTACACCTATATATACTAATACTAAATGAGTCATGACATAAGCTATGACATAAGTTAATCCTAatgacataagccatgacataaAGATAAATCTCACACATACCCATATAACAAGATTAAGACTAGATATGTTGTGTTGTTTCTCATATATCACTAATATGtctaatttctttaattatttcacctcCCTCAAGTTAGAGCTAATATACTTAATTATCTTCTTTTGAACCAACCTTGTCCTCCACCTTTGTATATGCATGTAAACTGCTCATATTCTTGCATGCTCATATATTTCGAAGGACTATTTTTTAAAAGGCTAAATTGCACCTAGACCTTTTATGGTTTGGGTCATTCATAAGGAGACTCCCTATATTAAAGCTATGAGATTTATCTTTATGTCATGCCTTATGTCATCAAGATTAGCTTATGTCATGACCCATTTAGTATTAGTAAATATAAGTGTATAATCTATTGTTTGAGAGGAATTTATTTCCTCCAACTagggtttctctctctcaaattctttgattcaacatggtatcagagctaccATTCAAACCCTAGTTGCAGTTGCGGCCTCCTTGCTGCCTTAACGCCACTTCCGCCATGCTGCTGCCAGTCTCCTCCATCAACTCTGGCGTGTGTCCCCTCCCTTCCAGCAACCTCCAGCTCCTAGTTGCACTGTTTGTTGCCATCGTAACAGCCACTAGACCTCATTGCCTTCTCTAGATTTGCAACCGTAGATCTCGTCGATGCCACCAGATCTCGTTGCCTTCTCCAGTTCAAACACTATTGTCTCTGTCGCTCGCCAACGCCACCAGATCTCGCCCGCGCTTGTGAGTCCGTTCATCTTTTGTGATCCCGCACCTTGCTGTCGGTCATCTTCCTTCGTCAATCTATCACTCGATCTGACAGTTGTGATTCAGATCTATTGCAATCGCGACCATCGCCTCTAGTTGTCCGCATCTTCCCACAACCTAGATCTAGCTAGATTTGCCTAGTTCCGATCATCGTCGCTGTGACTGCAACCTTCGGCCGCCATCTTTATCATCATCGACAATCATCTCCTCCATCTCAGATGCATCGCAAGACCGTCAACCTTCCTCCTTACCACCTTTAGCCGCTGTTGACCTCGGCCTCTGAGACTGTTCGTCCGCCAGATCTAAAACGTATCACGCGACTGTCGGCCTTTCTTCTCTGGCCGTTTTAGATCTCGTCAACTACATCACGATCGCCTTTGCAACCAATGATGTTGCCTTCCCTAGTTGCCTTGCCTCCACCGGTCGCCTCTTTGTTGGCCGATCTTGCGTCGCTGACTGTTTGTCCCTCGTCGTCGTCATCGCGACTCATCCAGCTCTTCCAAGTTGCTGCCTAGATCTTGGCCCTTCTCAcctagatttgattttttatcaagCTCCACAGCCAGGACCCAGATCTTAGCTCAGATTTGGTTTAACCCACCTAGATCTACGACCCGCTTTAGATTCAACCGTCAGTGCGCTTTAGATTCAACCGTCAATGTTCAAATTCGACCATCTTTTGATAGATTCGGCTGTCAATCCCTTAAATCTAGCTGTCAAACCTCAAATCTGACCATAATTTCTTAGATCTGGCTGTCAAATAGTTAGATCCAACCATTTTCTTCCTAACTAGCCCAAATCTCGCTCTAATGATGGTATCTCAGATCTGTTTTCAGATCTCGTCACTTTCTCGTGCCTCCTCGCCGTCGATTTGTCCCTCTGACGCTGCTATCGGCTTGTTCTTTTCGTCGTCTGGCTGCCTTTTCTTTGTCAGCATCATCTCCTTTGGTCGATTGATAGCCTCTCTTTAGCGTCGGAGCATCGCCATCGTCGATGTAACTTTAGATCTGGCGCTTGTTTCTCCTTCCAGTGGGGCTCTCAAATTGGCGCGCCCTTAGATCTTGGGCTTGTTTTTCCTTCCAACGCAGCTTTTAGATCTCACAACCTTTTCTTTGGATCTTGTGCGTCGCATAGATCTCGCATCGTCGATCTGTCATCATCGCTGTCGTTGCCGCCTCCTTTCTAGCAACCATCTTCTATAGCAACGCCACTACGTGCCCTTGGATAAACTACATTTGTAACAAACTTgcacatatgatatatatgtttcagtttgagggggagtgtgatttatttttatgtcatggcttatgtcatTAGGATTATCTTATGTCATTACCCATTTAGTATtagtatatataggtgtgtacAATCTATTATTTGAGagagttatttattttctccaactagggtttctctctctctagttctctaattcaacaatatggttacatgaattttagcaCTCTAGTCATTTTTATCCATGACATTATCTTTTGTAAGGGCCTCATAACTTATATCATACCTAAGAGTCCCCACCAAgtttctcttcctcctctttaTCTGTTGCTAAATACCTATTACATTCCACCCACTCTCCTCATGGGAGTCTGTATTGGACTTATTTttacatgaccaaaccatcttaatcatgttTTACATCTTATCTGCATAGGATCCACtaaccttattacgaataactccatttctaattttattttttcttatttggcCATCCATCCATCTTAAACACTTCTTCGTTACActtatatttttcacattttgggtTTTACTGCACAATATTCTACAACAAAGTTGGTCTTATAATGCTCTtgcaaaattttccttttaactttaatagaatcttactatcacataaaacaTGAAATGCACTTTTCCATTCTAACCATTCCTTTGAAGGTCCCTTTAAGAGTTAGGGGGTGTCGTTCTTTTGTTATCCCTTTGAAGGTCCACATCGTCTCTTGGAATATTAGGGATCTTAAACTTGGTGGTGAGTTGACCTGCAAGATGCTAGCTAGGAGGCTTATTTAGTTGTAGAAAATGATTTACGgttttttatcttcaattttgtataaaattttttgttttcattgtcCATAAAAATTTGATGAACTCgttcaaatattataaatacagaaaaactaattttcaatcttaGAAAATTAGAATCTATGttcaaaaaaggaaagatattatattttgtttattttgtgtaatttgtgttagagaaggagaaggagatgatTTGTGGAAATTTTTTGGAAAGCCATATTTTCGATGACTGCAACTGTATTAATTATGCTGGCAAATATGCAACGTACCTTCCTAAAGGAAGATCTTTTGGATATAGTCTCTTATGTATATTTAGTCTTTACATGGAGTAATCCCTCATCAATATTGGAAAATGAGATGGCAATTGAAATTTTGGGCAATCTCTTCTAGGTGTGCTTTGAAGCATAAGTAAACTCCTTATATCCTTCTAATCAAGTAATCGTTGTCTACTTGGGCTTTGTGTAGATGACAATAGGCTGTTCACTGCAGTAGCAATTTAAGTAAATTTCTCTGACCCTTTGTTCTTTATGTTAATACTAGTGATTATTAGGTATTTATAAGTTGATAGAATGTTGTTGATgcattattattgtttttagaGTAAAATTCTGCTGCTTGCTACATCTGTAATGATTGTTGTGTTTCTCATTACCATTTTAGCCGTAACGCGTGAAAACAGTGTGACATACTAGCAAGTAAAAGTCACTTCCTATTGAGTTCCTAATTTATGTGACAAAATGAGATACAATTTTCAATTAGTTTaggctttttattttttattttgtatgcaGGAGATCCTCCATAACATTAAGAAAGTTATTTTTTTCAGTCCAAATTCTATTAATACCTCTTCTAATATGTCACTGTTAATTGTATTTGAAGAACAGTTTTCGCGCAAAAAGAGACGGTTGGAAAATGGGTTTTGCTTTAGACACTGGTGGAATTTCCAACGGTGGCCAGGGGAGCCCTGAGAGCGATGATACTCAAGGCCTTGACCGAACTCGGTTGGGTAGAATAGCGAGTGCAGGCGGCAAACAGCTGCTGGAGAAACTGAAGTCGGCTCGAAAGAACTTCCCCATGaaaatatttcttcttttactgGGTTTCTACACGGCAAATGCGTTGGCTACAATTCTTGGGCAAACAGGCGATTGGGACGTGTTGGTTGCAGGTGTTGTGGTTGCTGCAATTGAGGGCATTGGCGTGCTCATGTACAGGAAGCCTTTTTCTCTGAGAACCAGGAGGCTGCAGTCTCTGGTGGTGATGGTCAACTATTGGAAGGCTGGTGTTTGTTTAGGCCTCTTTGTGGATGCTTTCAAATTGGGTAGCTAGCTAGTTTTCACATCTATCATACACTACTTATATTGTTACCTATTCTTGCTGCTGAGGTCTTATATTCTAAATAGAATATAATattgcacaaaaaaaaaagttttctaaaatatttacatCATCAATATCatcacaagatttttttaatgaaagatTTGAATCATTAACGGCTGCACGGATCTATGATtcttcaacaattaaaattcttttattaaagGCTATAGGCTTTGCTTTGTGAAtaatattgaagaaaaatattttcatccctTTAAGTATCAAATTTactcaaaatacatacttttcattatttaaaataaaatatttacttcATGAGAAGTATTTAGTTTTTTAGGACTGATCGAATTTACGAACTCAATGAATATGTTGAGATTTAGTGTGatatgattgagatgacacatcaaaCTCCTTTTGATATTGGAAACATATTTTCAATCAAGTGCACTCTTGTTATGAGTTTATACAATCACAACTATCACTGATTACATAGGATATTTATCTCGCGTCGGAGATCAATAGATTTCATTAGCAATCATTTGTCTTCATACGTTACTACACAAATGCCACACAGTCCATCTCTCACAACAATAACTGAGTGGTTCTTAGTAATGGCAAATCCCGGGCACCAACATACAAGATAATTGTATTGTCTTCGATCTAAGGACATGTAACATAATCAAATGCCACATATCATAGATCTTTTTAATCATGTGATCTGTTATTTGCGTCACAATCAATAGATGTTCAATTAACATTTATTCACATGTTTGTTATATCGATctcataaattataaaatgcGACTTATCatcttttattattagtatctcatattaatcaaatttagtgATTTATGTGTCAATAcgtaattgattaatcataactttttttttgaaaaatctaaaaattggaaattactttaaaaaatctTTAATCCAAAAGTCTTTTGTCAAATATTCtcaacacttaagaataagacattcATTAGAAAATGTAAGGGTTATTCATACATATAAATTGAAAAGGTATGAATggagatatgaccttaaaaataaaaatatattttattatatttacaagatttacatcattagtcccataatacAACTGCTAGATCTCATCTAAATATAGTATtaagggcactaacactaacattGTGAATATGCTTATGGTTTGGGATTTAGTGTTAggaaatcaaaataatattatttcacaagtactaaaaaaattagataaaaaaattatttgttggaCAAAAAGATGTAAAGATGAGAAAGAAGTATTCATGGAGAATCTTCATATCAAAATTTGGATACGAAGAGAGGTTGTAAGGCAATGGTTTTATTTGAAtgtgataaatattattattattatttacagtTAAGCAATTCATTAGAGATCACAATCATGAGATGGCCATGTATTATGAAAGACACTTGTTGAGATCTTCATGATCAATATCACAAAatagtggggtgttacaatccATGTTAAATGCCAGAATTCAACTTTTCAATGCTTACGAGTATTTAACAGATGAAAGTGGTGGTTTGGAAAATATTAGGTTTACTAAAAAggatatgtataattatatacatgAAATGAATGTTTTTCAAATTGAGACAGgatatgtataattataaaCACATTTGAGTGGTTGTTTAAAACATTTCTAGATTCAATGGAAGGTAAAcatagaataataatatttgttgacCAAGATGCAACAATGTCGAATGCAATTAAGAGGGTTTTTCTAGAATCACATCATCACCTTTGCCAATGGCACATTGCTAAAAAAGCTCCATCTTATTTGCACAGCCTGAACTCAAATCATGATTTTTAAAAGTACTTTCACGAATGTTTGTATGGATGACAAACATGAGAAGATTTTGAAGATACACGACAGTATATGGTAATTGAATATAGAGTTCAAACTAACAAATGGTTAAATAGAATTTATAATATTCGTCATAAATGAAGCACAGGTTTTAATAATGACACATTCCATTGTGGAATTAAATCTTCATCTTGGAGTGATAGCACAAATCATGTACTCAACAGGATTGGTGATAAAACAACTTCATTGTACAAATTTGTTGAAGGTTTTGAAAAAATGGATAAGCAGTGGCAATCTCGTGAGAAAGATGAAGACTTTCGATGCGCAAATGGTGCTACATCATGCATCATAAAGGAGAGTTTTATGTTGAAGCAAGCTGCCAATGTTTATATAAACAGAATGtataagatttttgaaaaagaatatCTCAGAAAGACGAGGCAACAACTTTTAAGGATAAGTTAAATGttcaaaatatgaatatttaagAGATTGTGGCCCATGGTGGAGAGGATAATGGGGTTGTTACTGTGCATCATTATGTGACACTATGGAAGTAAATTGTAGTTGTAAAAAGTTTGGGTCCATGGGTATTCTTTGCTCACATACATTAAAGGCCTTTGTTAATTGAAATGTTAATCATATTCTTAAAAGATAGATAATATAACAACCCGTTAGTGGGTTTaggagtttattaatattttatttatgaacattgaaaattttacccctattaaattaaatgtaaaaaatatttttatgtgacaAAATTCATGTTTATGTGATTAATGCAATGGATAGTGGCAAGCTAAAATAAGCCCATCTCTAATTGATTGGGCTACTAAAATTGGGTTAAACCCAAGTGTGAATTttgcatatttaattaaataaaagttgtaAAGCCCATTGGGAGAAGTTGGCCATTTTCTTTAATTGGGCCAttgatttgggcttgggcccatgtgTAAAAAATGTAGCCTTAAAtgaaattgagaaatatggaaaatgacaaaaatgggCATACTTTATGAAAAAGGTAAGGGCAAAAAGGGATTTTCATAATTGGttcgataaaaaaaataaggaataattaagaaaatgtaaaatgtcCAAAGAGAACTCTATGTTATGCATGTGTGTGGGAAAAGTTAAGGGTAATTGtggaaatctataaataaggatataaagaaaagatgatagaaataggaaaaatggcAAAAGACTAAATGAGCCTttgattgtgtgtgtgtgtgtgttttatgtgggagggcaaaatggtaatttccAATGGGGGTGGTTGGCAGCCCACTCCTCCCCTTCTTCTCCCCATGCTCTCTTGtcccttcttcatttttcttcttcttctctcggtggtttcttctcattcttctttaattttcttcttctttttattgttgGGAGCTTCAAGTTATAGCTTGAgaaggcttcttcttcttttttcggTCCAAGCTTTTAAGGAAAGTTCCTTCTCTTCCCTTGTTCTCTTCTAAAGAAACCTCTTTCGATTTcaaggagatatatatatatatatatatatttatatatacatagttAGTCTATTCTCTTAGTGGTGAGAATAACTCTTGGCAATGGTAgccaaatttttcatttttttctcaagtTGTGGGTTTCTTCTTTGAGTCATTGTTGTGTCTCATTGATGATTTCATTTGGGCTTGTTTATCCCATATTTCATTCATGGAATGGCATTTGTGGGTTAGAAAGCTAGATGAGGGGATTTTAGTGTGTTTGGTGTTCATTTCGTATGTTTCTGGTTGCATCAAGTCGACTTATCTATGGGTTAAGTCGACTCGGAAGAGGCTCGTCTTTGCAGTCATTTTTCTCCCTACTCTCAGATAAGTCGACTTGTTTTCCCCTCAAGTTGACAGAGCGATTTTCGTCAGCACTACACATGCTTTACTATTTTggtcataacttttgatgtaaaaGTTGGAATTGAGATCTGTTTGAAATGTCATAATCTAGAATTTGAGagattcgatttgatatataatatcatatactttGGTTACAATTTGAGTTGTTTAAGACTTTTCTCAATCCAAATTAAGtatgattgttaaaataagttgttATTAAATGCTTCCTCTAATATCACTTAATTCTCTAAAATAATAGGATGTGGttgaggatatatatatatataggtgtatacatgggattcatgagataaaaatgtaattgagttGCACGAGAAAACACGATAATCACATTTGGGAAGTCATTAAGAAATGTTCTTGGTTGGCATGTCCATGGAatctcatgtgtgatgcaatactatcatcatataaataattacccTTAATTGATGTGATGAAAtctatttaaatgttgaattggGTGAAATAGCCAAGAACCTTAATGGGCAAAAATTAAAGGTGTGTAAATGTTACTCGTTATAATTGTGCTTGTGgctgcattgcattgcattgtgtTTCTGTATTGTTTCACATTATGATGTTGGGTCATGGGatgcattcattggggggtcatgctttgtatgtgctGGGAGCATGAGCATTAGCATGACACGGTTGGCCTGTGAGTGCtaacttgtgtatgttaggcgagtatatgcattagagcatttgtgtgtgtgaattcctacTTGGGCGTAGCATGACCTAATGCTTGGCTTATGTAGGCCTTGTCAccacgttaatgctgcaagagccacTATATTCCTTATATGCTACATTACATGAGGGGTACGGACCTGATAGGTTAGCCGGTGAGTGCAAGGTTATGATATGAGTGGGTTGCGCGACACGGACCCAATAGGTTAGCCGGTGAGTGCAAATTCTAAACCCAAGGTTGGAAGGTCTCATGTTATATACAGGGCACAAATCTGATAGGGTTAGCCAGTGAGTGCAAAGTTAT
The sequence above is a segment of the Diospyros lotus cultivar Yz01 chromosome 7, ASM1463336v1, whole genome shotgun sequence genome. Coding sequences within it:
- the LOC127806979 gene encoding ycf20-like protein, which translates into the protein MLRSSLALIENENSKRLCIFLQSSHHSILNWNNIPNGKTLKVGIPSMIFPRKSFRAKRDGWKMGFALDTGGISNGGQGSPESDDTQGLDRTRLGRIASAGGKQLLEKLKSARKNFPMKIFLLLLGFYTANALATILGQTGDWDVLVAGVVVAAIEGIGVLMYRKPFSLRTRRLQSLVVMVNYWKAGVCLGLFVDAFKLGS